One window of Elaeis guineensis isolate ETL-2024a chromosome 11, EG11, whole genome shotgun sequence genomic DNA carries:
- the LOC140852468 gene encoding probable serine/threonine protein phosphatase 2A regulatory subunit B''delta has translation MMTTDITTQIFNILKQPDCKYLTQEDFKPVLQELLATHPGLEFLQGTPEFQERYAETVIYRIFYYVNRSGNGQLTLRELKRGNLIAAMQHADEEEDINKVLRYFSYEHFYVIYCKFWELDTDHDFLIDKENLIRYGNHALTYRIVDKIFSQLPRKFTSKVEGKMGYEDFVYFILAEEDKSSEPSLEYWFKCIDLDGNGILTPNEMQFFYEEQLHRMECMAQEPVLFEDILCQMIDMIAPENESFFSLRDLKGNKLSGNVFNILFNLNKFMAFETRDPFLIRQEREEPTLTEWDRFAHREYIRLSMEEDAEDASNGSGDVWDESLEAPF, from the exons ATGATGACAACAGATATAACCACCCAGATATTTAACATTCTGAAGCAACCTGATTGCAAGTACCTCACTCAG GAGGACTTTAAACCTGTCCTTCAAGAACTTTTGGCGACGCATCCCGGTTTGGAATTCTTACAGGGCACACCTGAATTTCAGGAAAGATATG CGGAAACTGTTATATACAGAATTTTTTACTATGTGAATAGATCTGGAAATGGCCAACTTACCCTTAGAGAACTGAAACGTGGAAATTTAATTGCTGCAATGCAGCATGCTGATGAGGAGGAAGATATTAACAAAGTTTTGAG GTACTTCTCATATGAGCACTTCTATGTAATATACTGCAAATTTTGGGAGCTCGATACAGATCATGATTTCTTGATTGACAAAGAGAACCTTATCAGATATGGAAACCATGCACTGACATATAGAAttgttgataaaatattttcacag TTACCGAGGAAATTTACAAGTAAGGTTGAAGGAAAAATGGGTTATGAAGATTTTGTTTATTTTATCCTGGCCGAGGAAGATAAATCATCTGAGCCAAGTCTTGAGTATTG GTTCAAGTGTATAGATTTGGATGGAAATGGAATTCTGACTCCCAACGAAATGCAATTCTTTTATGAGGAGCAGTTGCATCGTATGGAATGCATGGCACAGGAACCTGTACTCTTTGAGGACATTTTATGTCAGATGATCGATATGATTGCACCAGAG AATGAGAGCTTTTTTTCTCTACGAGACTTAAAAGGCAATAAACTTTCGGGAAATGTTTTTAACATCCTTTTCAATCTTAACAAATTCATGGCATTTGAAACGCGTGATCCATTTCTTATTCGTCAA GAACGTGAAGAGCCAACTTTGACTGAGTGGGATCGTTTTGCACACAGAGAATATATTAGGCTCTCAATGGAAGAAGATGCTGAAGATGCCTCTAATGGAAGTGGAGATGTTTGGGATGAATCACTTGAGGCTCCATTCTGA